The following proteins are encoded in a genomic region of Phragmites australis chromosome 9, lpPhrAust1.1, whole genome shotgun sequence:
- the LOC133928027 gene encoding glycine-rich RNA-binding protein 10-like, whose product MEETSGMEKSLGRKEGHQGLRSYQGGRSPGMEEMLVMEEPLGREFVGREFTGRAIGEGGGPSGSAGGRRGGSSPGGPSRSAEDQQGGGPSVEESSGRRAGRGGGDDAARVVRKEHGAARGGDEMMAFYS is encoded by the exons ATGGAGGAGACGTCGGGGATGGAGAAGTCGTTGGGGAGGAAGGAGGGCCACCAGGGGTTGAGGAGCTACCAGGGAGGGAGGTCACCGGGGATGGAGGAGATGCTAGTGATGGAGGAGCCGTTGGGTAGGGAGTTTGTCGGGAGGGAGTTCACCGGGAGGGCCAtcggggagggaggagggccgTCGGGGAGCGCGGGGGGCCGCCGGGGAGGGAGTTCACCTGGAGGGCCGTCGAGGAGCGCAGAGGACCAACAGGGTGGAGGGCCGTCTGTGGAGGAGTCATCAGGTAGGAGGgccggccggggaggaggagatgaTGCAGCTAGGGTTGTAAGGAAGGAACATGGTGCGGCGCGGGGAGGAGACGAAATG ATGGCTTTTTACTCCTAG